The proteins below are encoded in one region of Methanomicrobia archaeon:
- a CDS encoding 50S ribosomal protein L13 codes for MEVIDGEGLILGRMASAVAKKLLTEPDTEIVIVNAERVVISGSKERTFKDYKAKKDRGSKEQGPFYPKMPDRIVKRTIRGMLPYKQGKGRDAFARLKVYLSIPDEYEAAERGSVANASAERLSRKYVTVGEVSEKLGWAPKRR; via the coding sequence ATAGAAGTAATAGATGGCGAAGGGCTCATCTTGGGGCGAATGGCAAGTGCGGTAGCGAAGAAGCTCCTGACCGAACCGGATACTGAGATCGTGATCGTTAATGCGGAACGCGTAGTCATAAGCGGGTCAAAGGAGCGGACTTTTAAAGATTACAAGGCGAAGAAGGATCGCGGTTCAAAAGAGCAGGGGCCGTTCTACCCGAAAATGCCCGATCGGATCGTGAAGCGCACGATACGGGGTATGCTCCCTTATAAGCAGGGTAAGGGCAGAGATGCGTTCGCGCGTTTGAAGGTTTATCTGAGTATACCCGATGAATATGAAGCGGCTGAGCGTGGTTCCGTGGCGAACGCCTCAGCAGAACGGTTATCGCGTAAATATGTAACGGTAGGGGAGGTAAGTGAAAAGTTAGGATGGGCACCAAAACGAAGGTAA
- a CDS encoding DNA-directed RNA polymerase subunit K, with amino-acid sequence MEYTKYEKSRIIGARALQIAMGAPVLIETDEMDPINIAIEEFEKDVVPITVRRSED; translated from the coding sequence ATGGAATATACGAAATACGAAAAATCACGCATCATAGGTGCTCGAGCACTGCAGATAGCCATGGGCGCTCCCGTGCTCATAGAGACCGACGAGATGGACCCCATAAACATTGCCATAGAAGAATTCGAGAAAGACGTTGTACCAATAACAGTGAGAAGGAGCGAGGACTGA
- the pdxS gene encoding pyridoxal 5'-phosphate synthase lyase subunit PdxS, which translates to MKGQVVIEELRHGTELLKRGFASLQKGGVIMDVTSTEQARIAEDAGAIAVMALHAVPADIRKAGGVARMADPAVISGIIDAVTIPVMAKCRIGHFVEAEILEALGVDMVDESEVLTPVDTHHVDKRKFTVPFVCGARDLGEALRRVEEGAAMIRTKGEAGTGDVKEAVRHMKLIMGEIRALKGKNDEELKDVAKESKVSVELVRETAELQRLPVVNFAAGGVATPADAALMMQLGADGVFVGSGIFKSETPDRMAVAIVEAVNNYDDAKKLAELSKGLGTPMKGIEVSVLGEEELLQVRGW; encoded by the coding sequence ATGAAGGGACAGGTAGTAATTGAGGAGCTGAGACACGGAACAGAGCTTTTAAAGCGAGGTTTTGCGTCCTTACAGAAGGGCGGCGTGATCATGGACGTAACGAGCACAGAGCAGGCGAGGATCGCTGAGGATGCTGGTGCAATTGCGGTCATGGCGTTACATGCCGTTCCCGCGGATATACGGAAGGCCGGTGGCGTAGCACGCATGGCAGATCCCGCGGTCATCTCGGGGATTATCGATGCCGTAACGATACCGGTGATGGCAAAGTGCCGAATAGGCCATTTCGTCGAGGCGGAGATACTGGAAGCGCTGGGTGTGGACATGGTAGACGAATCAGAGGTTCTCACGCCGGTGGACACGCATCATGTGGATAAGCGAAAGTTTACCGTGCCGTTCGTCTGCGGCGCGCGCGATTTAGGCGAGGCGTTGCGGAGAGTAGAGGAAGGAGCGGCAATGATAAGGACGAAGGGCGAAGCAGGAACGGGCGACGTGAAGGAAGCGGTTCGACACATGAAGCTAATCATGGGCGAGATTCGAGCGCTCAAGGGAAAGAACGACGAGGAGCTGAAAGACGTGGCGAAAGAGTCAAAAGTGTCCGTTGAATTAGTGCGCGAGACAGCGGAATTGCAGCGCTTGCCCGTCGTGAACTTCGCAGCAGGCGGCGTGGCAACACCTGCGGATGCCGCGCTCATGATGCAGCTCGGTGCAGACGGTGTTTTCGTCGGATCAGGCATTTTCAAATCAGAAACGCCAGACAGGATGGCCGTGGCAATTGTGGAAGCGGTGAACAACTACGATGACGCGAAGAAACTGGCTGAGCTTTCTAAGGGCTTAGGAACGCCGATGAAGGGCATTGAAGTGAGCGTTCTGGGCGAAGAGGAGCTGCTGCAGGTGCGGGGTTGGTAG
- a CDS encoding 30S ribosomal protein S9 — MGTKTKVKKPVNEVGKRKTAVARVTIKEGKGAVRINKKPLEIIEPDVVRAKLAEPLFIASQFPDINIASIDVEVTVNGGGFIGQAEAARTAIARGLVEWTENEELKETYQDYDRTLVVSDMRKRETKKFGAKGARAKRQKSYR; from the coding sequence ATGGGCACCAAAACGAAGGTAAAGAAACCCGTGAACGAAGTGGGGAAGCGGAAGACCGCGGTCGCACGCGTAACGATAAAAGAGGGTAAAGGCGCTGTAAGGATAAATAAGAAGCCGTTGGAAATCATCGAGCCGGACGTGGTCCGGGCGAAGCTGGCGGAACCGTTGTTTATCGCTTCTCAGTTTCCTGATATAAATATTGCGAGCATCGATGTGGAGGTAACCGTGAATGGTGGCGGCTTCATCGGCCAGGCCGAAGCTGCTCGTACTGCTATTGCGCGTGGCTTGGTGGAATGGACGGAGAACGAGGAGCTGAAAGAGACCTATCAGGACTATGATAGGACCCTAGTGGTTAGTGACATGCGTAAGCGGGAGACGAAGAAGTTTGGTGCAAAAGGCGCACGAGCAAAGCGGCAGAAGTCCTATCGGTGA
- a CDS encoding 50S ribosomal protein L18e produces the protein MVHALLELSAKVKAKGEGEGEDREEKRRREEMRRREKTDPRIDRLIGDLKRISRESSAPLWRDIAKRLEKPRRHYAEVNLSKINRYSAENDTIVVPGKVLSAGEIEKPVTIAALGFSKRAVEKISSRGKCVSIEELMEANPKGSGVKIIV, from the coding sequence ATGGTGCACGCGTTATTAGAGTTATCGGCGAAGGTAAAGGCGAAAGGTGAAGGCGAAGGCGAAGACCGAGAAGAGAAAAGAAGAAGAGAAGAGATGAGAAGAAGAGAAAAGACAGATCCACGGATCGATCGATTGATAGGGGATTTGAAGCGGATTTCGCGCGAGAGCAGCGCACCGCTGTGGCGGGACATCGCGAAGCGATTGGAGAAGCCGCGACGGCATTACGCTGAGGTGAATCTGAGCAAGATAAACAGATATTCAGCGGAGAACGACACGATCGTGGTCCCGGGCAAGGTGCTGAGCGCGGGCGAGATCGAGAAGCCGGTCACCATAGCGGCGCTGGGCTTCAGTAAACGGGCAGTTGAGAAGATCAGCTCGCGTGGTAAGTGCGTGAGCATTGAGGAATTGATGGAAGCCAACCCGAAAGGGTCCGGTGTGAAGATAATCGTTTAA
- a CDS encoding DNA-directed RNA polymerase subunit N encodes MIPVRCFTCGKVISDVWDEYKERIKREDPGMVLDDLGITRYCCRRMLLTHAELIDEVAPYG; translated from the coding sequence ATGATTCCAGTTCGGTGTTTCACGTGCGGAAAGGTTATATCAGACGTTTGGGATGAGTATAAGGAGCGGATAAAGCGCGAGGATCCAGGCATGGTGCTGGACGATTTAGGGATAACGCGCTATTGCTGTCGCCGAATGCTTCTGACGCACGCGGAGCTTATAGATGAGGTTGCACCTTATGGATAA